Proteins found in one Legionella pneumophila subsp. pascullei genomic segment:
- the folB gene encoding dihydroneopterin aldolase — translation MDTLNITALSVETKIGVYGWEQRINQRLLIDISIPFDFKDCKDNLSNTLDYADLCQTVTQFVESTSFQLIETVGEQIAELIKQKYPVSEVTVAVTKTHAVKNAAGIQVVVNR, via the coding sequence ATGGATACTTTAAATATTACAGCGCTCAGTGTCGAAACAAAAATCGGTGTTTATGGGTGGGAGCAACGTATTAATCAACGACTATTAATTGACATATCCATTCCATTTGACTTTAAAGATTGCAAGGATAATTTGTCTAATACCCTGGATTACGCTGATCTATGCCAAACGGTGACACAATTCGTAGAATCAACTTCGTTTCAATTAATTGAAACCGTAGGAGAACAAATTGCCGAATTAATCAAGCAAAAGTATCCAGTTAGCGAAGTCACCGTCGCTGTCACCAAAACACATGCTGTAAAAAACGCAGCGGGAATTCAAGTGGTTGTTAACCGATAA
- a CDS encoding SPOR domain-containing protein: MAKDYGNRRTSRRNKGPHQFLVIIVTFLFGYLTASFLDIQVISQWVNTQVLAHYDAEKAPAKVAQEHKQVPPKPKFEFYTLLANERGPVSQAANQQNTANHPEDKSSTSLQKTTNTVTAAVNTTVKSTIANPMPQTTVKVAEGKPTTTQQPNKGAYLVQVASFKARQDAEQMKGMLILKGFDVSVVPVTQAQGNWFRVVVGPYPNKALAQKAQMNLAKTEHLNGMVRSVGG; encoded by the coding sequence ATGGCAAAAGATTATGGAAATAGACGTACTTCACGTCGTAACAAAGGACCACACCAGTTTTTGGTCATTATTGTGACTTTTTTGTTTGGGTATTTAACGGCTTCTTTTCTTGATATACAAGTGATAAGTCAATGGGTGAATACCCAGGTTTTAGCCCATTATGATGCTGAAAAAGCGCCAGCTAAAGTGGCGCAAGAGCATAAACAAGTGCCTCCTAAACCCAAATTTGAATTTTATACTTTATTAGCAAATGAAAGGGGGCCGGTATCTCAGGCGGCTAATCAGCAAAACACGGCCAATCATCCAGAAGACAAGTCATCAACTTCACTGCAAAAGACCACAAACACTGTCACTGCTGCTGTCAATACCACAGTGAAATCAACGATAGCCAATCCAATGCCACAAACTACAGTGAAGGTGGCCGAGGGGAAACCAACAACTACACAGCAACCCAATAAAGGAGCTTATTTGGTTCAAGTTGCTTCTTTTAAAGCCCGTCAGGATGCAGAACAAATGAAGGGTATGCTAATCCTTAAAGGCTTTGATGTCAGCGTGGTTCCAGTCACACAAGCACAGGGAAATTGGTTCCGGGTAGTGGTGGGTCCCTATCCAAATAAGGCCTTGGCTCAAAAAGCTCAAATGAACCTTGCCAAAACAGAGCATCTGAATGGTATGGTGCGAAGCGTTGGGGGATAA
- the argS gene encoding arginine--tRNA ligase, with protein MKAIIEYLLKQALINLQQSGEMPIDLDIEIKVENAKDPAHGDYATNLALVLAKPCRQAPKILAERLVAAIPSDPSVEKIEIAGAGFINFFMRSTARSLIISEILNKGKEFGRGNLGQSQKVLIEFVSANPTGPLHVGHGRGAAFGATLGNVLKAAGYDVTLEYYVNDAGRQMNILAVSVWLRYLELAGEPIVFPTNGYKGQYVYEIAQVMWSEQGNRLVHPWTSVVENLPADEPEGGDKEIYIDAIIARAQSLLGKEGFANFHQHALKTVLDDIKDDLQVFGVNFDSWFSEQSLFEDGSIEKGIQALKDRDHTYEREGALWFRATDFGDEKDRVLVRANGQTTYFASDVAYHWNKYDRGFDRVIDIFGADHHGYVTRIKTAVKALGHDESALDVILVQFAILYRGGDRVQMSTRSGSFVTLRELREEVGNDAARYFYVARKPEQHMDFDLDLAKSESSDNPVYYIQYAHARICSVLRQLKERGLKWDKDMGLKNLDLLEQQHETTLISLISRYPEVIQAAAACCEPHQLAYYLRELANGLHSYYNAIQLLCEQEQLRSARLCLLESVRQVLNNGLAILGVSAPESM; from the coding sequence ATGAAAGCTATAATCGAATATCTTTTGAAACAAGCATTAATTAATCTGCAACAATCAGGCGAAATGCCAATTGATTTGGATATTGAAATAAAAGTTGAGAATGCCAAAGATCCTGCCCATGGTGATTATGCGACTAATTTGGCCTTGGTATTAGCCAAACCATGCCGACAGGCACCTAAAATATTAGCTGAGCGACTGGTTGCAGCAATCCCTTCAGATCCGTCTGTAGAGAAAATTGAGATAGCAGGGGCTGGATTTATTAATTTTTTTATGCGCAGTACAGCACGTTCACTCATCATTTCTGAAATTTTGAATAAAGGTAAGGAGTTTGGCCGAGGTAATTTAGGCCAGAGTCAGAAAGTATTGATTGAATTTGTTTCTGCCAATCCCACTGGCCCTTTACATGTGGGTCATGGAAGAGGAGCTGCTTTCGGAGCAACTTTGGGGAATGTTTTAAAGGCTGCCGGGTATGATGTGACTTTGGAATATTATGTTAATGATGCTGGCAGGCAAATGAATATTCTTGCTGTTAGTGTGTGGTTGCGCTACCTGGAGTTGGCAGGTGAGCCGATAGTATTTCCAACGAATGGCTATAAAGGTCAATATGTTTATGAGATTGCGCAAGTGATGTGGTCTGAGCAGGGTAATCGATTGGTGCATCCATGGACTTCGGTAGTAGAAAATTTACCTGCTGATGAACCCGAGGGTGGAGATAAGGAAATTTATATCGATGCGATTATTGCCCGAGCGCAATCCTTGCTGGGCAAAGAAGGGTTTGCAAATTTTCATCAACACGCTTTGAAAACGGTATTGGACGATATAAAAGATGATTTGCAGGTGTTTGGTGTAAATTTTGACAGTTGGTTTTCCGAACAATCGTTATTTGAGGACGGCTCAATTGAAAAAGGCATTCAGGCCTTGAAAGACAGAGATCATACCTATGAGAGAGAAGGCGCCTTATGGTTTAGGGCAACTGATTTTGGTGATGAAAAAGATAGAGTGTTAGTCCGCGCAAATGGACAAACGACTTATTTTGCTTCTGATGTTGCTTATCATTGGAATAAATACGATAGAGGTTTTGATCGGGTCATTGATATTTTTGGTGCTGATCATCATGGCTATGTCACCAGAATTAAAACAGCAGTTAAGGCATTAGGGCATGATGAAAGTGCATTGGATGTTATTTTGGTTCAGTTCGCTATTCTTTATCGAGGCGGTGACCGAGTGCAAATGTCTACACGTAGCGGTTCATTTGTGACTTTGAGAGAATTAAGAGAAGAAGTAGGAAATGATGCGGCCCGGTATTTTTATGTGGCCAGAAAACCTGAACAGCACATGGATTTTGATCTGGATTTGGCAAAATCCGAATCCAGCGACAATCCTGTTTATTATATTCAATATGCCCATGCTCGCATCTGCAGTGTATTGAGACAGTTAAAAGAAAGGGGACTTAAGTGGGATAAGGATATGGGGCTTAAAAACCTTGATTTATTGGAGCAACAACATGAGACCACATTAATTTCTCTAATTAGTCGATATCCTGAAGTGATCCAAGCCGCTGCTGCTTGTTGTGAGCCGCATCAGCTTGCTTACTATTTAAGGGAACTGGCCAATGGCTTACACAGTTATTATAATGCGATCCAATTATTATGCGAACAAGAACAATTGCGAAGTGCTCGTTTGTGCTTGCTGGAGTCGGTTCGACAGGTTTTAAATAATGGTTTGGCTATACTAGGTGTATCAGCTCCAGAGAGTATGTAA
- a CDS encoding AI-2E family transporter yields the protein MNRIITFTAALILVWITGYLLIAGRGLLIPIVISIFVWHLLNTINSGVQKIPFIGTHLPSWIRMILSLFVVVCLVMILINIITNNVSDVIAASPRYQENLLHIFNSLDQRFHVKGIFDFDSLIQGLSIQSMLVNIYGVFTTITSSAVLISLYVVFLFVEQHYFTQKMDAFFPQEEHRKLVKNIISHITKDTQTYLGIKTLLSLLTATLSWFIMKWVGLDFAEFWALLIFFLNYIPNIGAIVATAFPAALALIQFESWWPFLEVTSGIVAIQFFVGNFLEPRLLGKSLNLSPLVILFALALWGAIWGVLGMFLSVPITVMMMIIFAHFDVTRPIAILLSQDGYIHKSYESLEN from the coding sequence ATGAATCGTATTATAACGTTTACGGCGGCTTTGATACTAGTTTGGATAACAGGTTATTTATTAATCGCAGGAAGAGGACTATTAATTCCAATTGTTATATCAATTTTTGTTTGGCACCTTCTGAATACGATTAACAGTGGCGTACAGAAAATTCCTTTCATCGGCACACATCTTCCATCCTGGATAAGGATGATTTTATCTTTGTTTGTTGTTGTGTGTCTCGTAATGATTCTTATTAACATCATTACTAATAATGTCAGTGATGTGATTGCCGCATCTCCCAGGTATCAGGAAAATTTACTGCATATATTTAATAGCCTGGATCAACGATTTCATGTTAAGGGTATTTTTGATTTCGACAGTTTAATTCAAGGATTAAGTATTCAGAGTATGCTTGTTAATATTTATGGGGTTTTTACAACAATAACCAGTTCTGCTGTTCTGATTTCCTTATATGTTGTGTTTCTATTTGTTGAGCAGCATTATTTCACTCAAAAAATGGATGCTTTTTTTCCGCAGGAAGAGCACAGGAAATTGGTTAAAAACATTATCTCCCATATTACAAAAGACACTCAAACTTATCTGGGTATCAAAACTTTGTTGAGCTTGCTCACTGCCACGTTGAGTTGGTTTATTATGAAATGGGTTGGTTTGGATTTTGCCGAGTTTTGGGCATTATTAATTTTCTTTTTAAATTACATCCCTAATATAGGAGCTATTGTAGCAACTGCTTTTCCGGCAGCACTTGCCTTGATTCAATTTGAAAGCTGGTGGCCGTTTTTGGAAGTGACTTCTGGAATAGTAGCTATACAGTTTTTCGTGGGCAATTTTTTAGAACCTCGTCTGTTAGGTAAATCATTAAATTTAAGTCCTTTGGTGATATTGTTTGCCTTGGCTCTATGGGGTGCTATTTGGGGAGTACTAGGCATGTTTCTGTCTGTGCCTATCACGGTAATGATGATGATTATTTTTGCGCACTTTGATGTGACAAGACCAATAGCCATTCTGCTTTCTCAAGATGGTTATATTCATAAATCCTATGAATCTCTTGAAAATTAA
- the recG gene encoding ATP-dependent DNA helicase RecG yields the protein MLSNSCEYLTGVGPTIAAKLAKCGIFTIQDLLFHLPYKYQDRTRITPIQDLRSNEWCVIAGHVCKTEIKYGKRMMLNCYVEDKTGIVKLRFFHFNKQQVQSLNNSSIIRAFGEVRDFNNHLEMIHPEYQLLDQESDFHVEETLTPIYPTTQGLTQTRLRQLVKIALEQCEHELHQLEWMSEKQLQENNFYDLGEAIKLLHNPPPDISLSTLETGEHPALKRLIFDELLAQQLSMQFAREARSKLQSPSIPLDKAIHTRFIESLPFTLTKAQQRVFKEISHDLAQSKPMLRLLQGDVGAGKTIIAALAALQAISQGFQVAFMAPTDLLSEQHTNNLHKWLEPIGVNVLRLSGKMKTTERNNALASLQDNSCQLIVGTHALFQDKVEFARLGLVIIDEQHRFGVEQRLLLQQKGQLNQLVPHQLLMTATPIPRTLSMSHFAHLDISVIDQLPPGRMPITTAVLNQDKRELIIERLQAAIANGKQAYWVCTLIEESEKLQCIAATDTSKKLQEQLPFARVGLVHGRMKTLEKEATMAAFKQGELDLLVATTVIEVGVDVPNASLMIIENAERLGLSQLHQLRGRVGRGNNQSHCLLLYQSPLSQQGAERLKIMRSTTDGFLISEKDLELRGSGEILGTRQTGFRQFKIANLQRDKVLFTILRPIAKQLTLEKPTIARQITQRWLGDFEQFLQS from the coding sequence GTGCTGAGTAACTCTTGTGAATATTTAACTGGCGTCGGCCCAACCATTGCAGCAAAACTTGCTAAATGCGGGATTTTCACCATACAAGACCTGCTTTTCCACTTGCCTTACAAATATCAAGACAGAACCAGGATAACACCAATTCAGGATTTACGCTCCAATGAATGGTGTGTTATTGCAGGCCATGTATGCAAAACTGAAATTAAATACGGCAAAAGGATGATGTTGAATTGTTATGTAGAAGATAAAACAGGCATAGTTAAGCTCCGCTTTTTTCATTTCAACAAGCAGCAAGTTCAGTCTTTGAATAACAGCAGCATAATTAGAGCTTTTGGTGAAGTCCGTGACTTCAACAACCATTTGGAAATGATTCACCCTGAGTATCAATTGCTTGACCAGGAATCAGATTTCCACGTGGAAGAAACGCTTACGCCAATTTATCCAACAACTCAAGGCTTAACTCAAACCCGATTAAGACAGTTGGTTAAAATAGCCCTGGAACAATGTGAACATGAACTTCATCAATTGGAATGGATGAGTGAAAAGCAATTACAGGAAAACAATTTTTATGATCTGGGTGAAGCCATTAAGTTACTGCATAACCCTCCGCCTGACATCTCCCTTTCTACACTGGAAACAGGCGAACATCCTGCACTCAAGCGGTTAATATTTGATGAGTTGCTGGCACAACAACTCAGCATGCAATTTGCAAGAGAAGCGCGTAGTAAGCTTCAATCTCCCTCTATACCTCTTGATAAGGCTATCCATACACGCTTTATCGAATCATTACCCTTCACGCTTACAAAAGCACAACAAAGAGTTTTTAAAGAAATCAGCCATGATTTAGCTCAAAGCAAACCTATGCTTCGCTTGTTACAGGGTGATGTTGGGGCGGGTAAAACCATTATTGCGGCACTAGCTGCCCTTCAAGCTATCTCACAAGGCTTCCAGGTTGCCTTTATGGCACCAACCGATTTATTAAGCGAACAACATACAAATAATCTCCATAAATGGTTAGAACCTATCGGTGTTAATGTATTAAGACTGAGCGGTAAAATGAAAACCACTGAACGAAACAATGCGCTTGCATCCCTCCAGGACAATAGCTGCCAACTCATTGTCGGAACCCATGCATTATTTCAGGATAAAGTGGAATTTGCTCGTTTGGGTTTGGTCATTATTGACGAACAGCACCGCTTTGGAGTAGAACAACGGCTCCTTTTGCAACAAAAAGGGCAATTAAACCAATTAGTCCCTCATCAATTATTAATGACAGCCACCCCTATTCCAAGGACCCTGTCAATGTCTCATTTTGCCCATTTGGATATATCGGTGATTGACCAACTACCACCTGGCCGTATGCCAATTACAACAGCGGTATTGAACCAGGATAAGCGCGAACTGATTATCGAACGCTTACAAGCAGCTATCGCCAACGGCAAACAAGCTTACTGGGTATGCACTCTTATAGAAGAGTCTGAAAAATTGCAATGTATAGCAGCAACAGATACCTCAAAAAAACTACAGGAACAGCTCCCTTTCGCACGTGTTGGTCTTGTTCATGGGAGGATGAAAACACTCGAAAAAGAGGCTACTATGGCGGCATTTAAACAAGGCGAGCTTGATTTATTGGTAGCAACTACTGTTATTGAAGTAGGTGTTGATGTTCCTAATGCCAGTTTAATGATCATTGAAAATGCAGAGAGACTTGGTTTGTCGCAATTACATCAGTTACGAGGACGCGTCGGCAGAGGTAATAATCAATCTCACTGTCTTTTACTTTATCAATCCCCCCTATCACAGCAAGGTGCTGAACGTCTAAAAATCATGCGTTCAACAACAGACGGTTTTCTAATCTCTGAAAAGGATTTGGAGTTAAGAGGCTCAGGAGAAATACTAGGAACCAGACAAACTGGTTTTAGGCAATTTAAAATAGCTAACTTACAACGCGATAAAGTCCTCTTCACTATTTTACGACCAATTGCAAAACAACTGACGTTGGAAAAACCAACAATTGCCAGACAAATTACACAAAGATGGTTAGGCGATTTTGAACAATTTTTGCAAAGTTAA